The following proteins come from a genomic window of Myroides odoratus DSM 2801:
- a CDS encoding ABC transporter ATP-binding protein: MNEYFKKIIYFAKPYKSYAYLNVFFNILYALFSALGFLALIPMLTILFGDGKKVLEEPTYTSIGHLKNYLEDYMSYFLTQYTAEHGAQDTLMIMACVVISLFLLKNLFNYWAMYFITFLRNGVLKDIRNAMYKKAVDLPLAFFSEKRKGDVISRMTSDVLEIQHSFLSILEVVVREPLTIVFTIITMFAISTELTIFVFIFVPIAGIIISQVGKTLKKSSQKASEEQGYFLSIIEESLSGLKVIKSFNAEKRFNKKFQDSTQSFYELNNTILNRQNLSSPLSEFLGIVTIAVLLVYGGHLVLGEGTLTGASFIAYIGMAYNILTPAKAMSKASYALKRGNAAAERVLEVLEENNPIMNPEHAIQKESFDDKITIENISFKYENDLVLKDFSLTIPKGKSVALVGQSGSGKSTLANLLTRFWDINEGSIKIDNEDIRNMDLHSLRNLIGLVTQDSILFNDSIKANMLLGNENATDEDIIAALKVANAYEFVQDLPQGIDTNIGDSGSKLSGGQKQRLSIARAVLKNPPIMVLDEATSALDTESEKLVQDALENMMKNRTSVVIAHRLSTIQNADLIVVMQKGKIVEQGTHEELMKQNGTYMKLVSLQSFE; this comes from the coding sequence ATGAACGAATATTTTAAAAAAATAATCTATTTCGCTAAGCCGTATAAATCGTACGCTTATCTCAATGTTTTTTTCAACATTCTATACGCGCTTTTTAGTGCTTTAGGGTTTTTAGCCTTAATTCCCATGCTGACTATTTTGTTTGGCGATGGTAAAAAGGTACTAGAAGAACCTACTTATACGAGTATTGGGCATTTAAAGAATTATTTAGAAGACTATATGTCCTATTTCTTAACCCAATATACGGCTGAACACGGCGCTCAAGATACGTTAATGATTATGGCCTGCGTCGTAATATCACTATTTTTACTTAAAAACCTATTCAACTATTGGGCGATGTATTTCATCACCTTTTTGCGCAATGGAGTTTTAAAAGACATTCGAAATGCGATGTATAAAAAAGCTGTAGATCTACCCTTGGCTTTTTTCTCTGAAAAACGCAAAGGAGATGTGATTTCTAGAATGACATCGGACGTACTGGAAATTCAACACTCTTTCTTATCTATTTTAGAAGTTGTAGTAAGAGAACCGTTGACCATTGTATTTACCATTATTACTATGTTCGCCATCAGTACAGAGTTAACTATATTTGTTTTTATCTTTGTACCGATTGCAGGAATCATCATCTCTCAAGTAGGAAAAACACTAAAGAAAAGTTCACAAAAAGCATCGGAAGAACAAGGGTATTTTCTTTCTATTATTGAAGAATCTTTATCTGGTTTAAAAGTTATTAAGAGCTTCAATGCGGAGAAGAGATTCAACAAAAAATTTCAAGATTCGACGCAGTCTTTCTACGAATTAAATAATACAATTTTAAATCGCCAAAACTTATCCTCTCCGTTGAGTGAGTTCTTAGGAATTGTTACAATTGCCGTCTTATTGGTATATGGAGGACACTTAGTATTGGGTGAAGGCACCCTAACAGGGGCATCATTTATTGCTTATATTGGTATGGCTTATAACATTTTAACGCCAGCTAAAGCCATGTCTAAAGCATCTTATGCCTTGAAAAGAGGAAACGCAGCTGCAGAACGTGTATTGGAAGTGTTAGAAGAAAACAACCCTATTATGAATCCAGAGCATGCGATTCAAAAAGAAAGCTTTGATGATAAGATCACTATTGAAAACATCAGCTTTAAATATGAAAATGACCTTGTATTAAAAGATTTTAGCTTGACGATTCCCAAAGGAAAATCGGTTGCTTTAGTTGGACAATCTGGAAGTGGAAAAAGTACATTGGCAAACTTATTGACTCGTTTTTGGGATATCAATGAGGGATCAATCAAGATTGACAATGAAGATATCCGCAATATGGACTTACACAGCTTGCGCAATTTAATTGGTTTAGTCACCCAAGATAGTATCTTATTCAACGATTCCATCAAAGCCAATATGCTATTGGGCAACGAAAATGCAACCGATGAAGACATCATTGCAGCCTTGAAAGTAGCAAATGCCTATGAGTTTGTTCAGGATTTACCGCAAGGTATTGACACGAATATTGGTGATTCGGGGAGTAAGTTATCTGGTGGACAAAAACAGCGTTTATCGATTGCTCGAGCGGTATTGAAAAATCCGCCAATCATGGTATTGGATGAGGCGACTTCTGCTTTAGATACAGAAAGCGAGAAACTGGTACAAGACGCATTGGAAAACATGATGAAGAACCGTACTTCTGTCGTGATTGCCCACCGTTTATCTACCATCCAAAATGCGGACTTAATCGTTGTGATGCAAAAAGGAAAAATTGTAGAACAAGGAACGCATGAAGAATTAATGAAACAAAATGGAACGTATATGAAACTCGTTTCTTTACAATCCTTTGAATAA
- the pncB gene encoding nicotinate phosphoribosyltransferase → METTNTPQVIPSILDNDFYKFTMQHAVVKQFPYAKASYIFINRGQHKYPPGFAEALRTAVDEMAKLKLTKQEKLFLQVTCPYLDPTYLDFLQGYHFDPSEVEITQEGEDLEVAIKGYWYRTILWEVPLMSMICELYYKLTGSERESDDIIRAKTKEKIENYKKLGITIAEFGTRRRHSYAVHQVVVETLQQYGGGTFIGTSNVHLAMKYCTKPIGTHAHEWFMFHAAKYGFKMANSMGLEHWVDTYRGDLGIALTDTYTSKVFFESFDKKFAKLFDGVRHDSGDPIEFANQTIAHYKMMNIDPLSKTIIFSDGLNPEKVERIATYCKNRIGMSFGIGTDFTNDAGLPALNIVIKMSQAFPEGGPWTDVVKLSDEPKKHTGTPEMIDLAQRLLDIPTT, encoded by the coding sequence ATGGAAACAACAAACACTCCTCAAGTCATTCCTTCTATTTTAGATAATGACTTCTATAAATTCACCATGCAACATGCTGTGGTAAAGCAATTTCCCTATGCAAAAGCATCGTATATTTTTATTAACCGCGGGCAACATAAATACCCTCCTGGATTTGCAGAAGCGCTACGAACAGCCGTAGATGAAATGGCGAAGCTCAAGTTGACCAAACAAGAGAAATTATTTCTTCAAGTGACTTGTCCCTATTTAGACCCGACCTATTTGGATTTCTTACAAGGGTATCACTTTGATCCGTCGGAAGTGGAAATCACACAAGAAGGAGAAGATTTAGAAGTAGCCATTAAAGGTTATTGGTATCGAACGATTCTTTGGGAGGTACCGTTGATGTCTATGATTTGTGAATTGTATTACAAATTGACCGGATCTGAGAGAGAATCAGATGATATCATTCGAGCAAAGACAAAAGAGAAAATTGAAAATTATAAAAAATTAGGAATTACCATTGCTGAATTTGGTACGAGACGCAGACATTCGTATGCGGTTCACCAAGTTGTAGTGGAAACCTTACAACAATATGGCGGAGGAACGTTCATCGGAACGAGTAATGTTCATTTAGCGATGAAATACTGCACGAAACCTATTGGAACGCATGCACATGAATGGTTTATGTTTCACGCGGCTAAATATGGCTTTAAAATGGCGAATTCCATGGGATTAGAACATTGGGTTGACACGTATAGAGGAGATTTAGGAATCGCCTTAACGGATACGTATACAAGCAAGGTGTTCTTTGAATCCTTTGACAAAAAATTTGCGAAGCTTTTTGATGGGGTACGCCATGACAGTGGGGATCCTATTGAATTTGCCAATCAAACCATCGCTCATTACAAGATGATGAATATCGATCCGCTATCCAAAACCATTATTTTTTCGGATGGATTAAACCCTGAAAAAGTAGAACGCATTGCGACATATTGTAAAAATCGCATTGGCATGTCCTTTGGTATTGGTACCGATTTCACGAATGATGCAGGATTACCTGCCTTGAATATTGTCATCAAAATGTCGCAAGCCTTCCCAGAAGGTGGGCCTTGGACCGATGTAGTGAAACTTTCAGATGAACCTAAAAAACATACTGGAACGCCTGAAATGATCGATTTAGCACAGCGTTTATTGGATATTCCAACGACGTAA
- a CDS encoding nucleoside-diphosphate kinase, with translation MATNRTFTMIKPDAVEAGHIGGILNMITEAGFKIVSMKLTQLTVRDAQKFYEVHAERPFYGELVEFMSRGPIVAAILEKDNAVEDFRKLIGATNPAEAAEGTIRKKYAKSIGENAVHGSDSDENAAIEGAFHFSGREQF, from the coding sequence ATGGCAACGAACAGAACTTTTACAATGATTAAACCAGATGCAGTAGAGGCTGGTCATATCGGTGGAATCCTTAACATGATTACAGAAGCAGGATTTAAAATTGTTTCTATGAAGTTAACTCAATTAACAGTTAGAGACGCACAAAAATTCTACGAAGTACACGCTGAAAGACCTTTCTATGGTGAATTAGTTGAATTCATGTCAAGAGGTCCAATCGTAGCAGCTATTTTAGAAAAAGATAACGCTGTTGAAGATTTCAGAAAATTAATCGGAGCAACTAACCCTGCTGAGGCAGCGGAAGGAACAATCCGTAAAAAATACGCTAAATCAATTGGAGAAAATGCTGTTCACGGATCTGACAGCGATGAAAATGCAGCAATCGAAGGTGCATTCCATTTCTCAGGTAGAGAGCAATTCTAA
- a CDS encoding C10 family peptidase: MNNIPIGLADWFINRMEKIQLLNYTEGMEIPSNITEEWDRNIPLEGEDNPTYSAEPEYVEVAPLLKTQWGQGNGYNNYSPEFNCSGEFKKAPTGCVATAVAQVMKYYEFPNSYQWQIMPNRVFNSNSQEANEVSRLMRDIGTYVEMDYSCDESGAKTSKVVGVLKNIFGYASSVSSIDYNHDILASELKNNRPVILSGKHSKKKTGSWIFEKTTYGEGHAWVCDGFKETIYRTVHDYGTPYERIVSTPGGKFFHMNWGWSGIGNEADINNNGWFRYDNFEIREVFGNDGNNLNFQYKKQMIIGIKP, from the coding sequence ATGAATAATATACCTATAGGACTTGCTGACTGGTTTATTAATAGGATGGAGAAAATTCAATTATTAAATTATACAGAAGGCATGGAAATCCCATCTAATATAACAGAAGAATGGGATAGGAATATTCCTTTAGAAGGTGAAGATAACCCTACTTATTCAGCAGAGCCAGAGTATGTAGAGGTAGCACCTTTACTTAAAACGCAATGGGGACAAGGGAATGGATATAATAACTACTCACCCGAATTTAATTGCTCAGGCGAATTTAAAAAAGCACCTACAGGGTGTGTCGCTACTGCAGTAGCTCAAGTAATGAAATATTATGAGTTTCCAAATTCATACCAGTGGCAAATAATGCCAAATAGGGTGTTCAATTCTAATTCTCAAGAAGCTAATGAAGTTTCTAGATTAATGAGAGATATTGGTACTTATGTGGAAATGGATTATAGTTGTGATGAATCGGGGGCTAAAACAAGTAAGGTTGTGGGTGTGCTCAAAAATATTTTTGGTTATGCTAGTTCTGTTTCATCAATTGATTATAATCATGATATTTTAGCTTCAGAATTAAAAAATAATAGACCAGTAATATTATCGGGAAAACATAGTAAGAAAAAGACTGGTTCGTGGATATTTGAGAAAACTACTTATGGCGAAGGACATGCTTGGGTGTGTGATGGTTTTAAAGAAACGATATATAGGACAGTTCATGATTATGGAACACCTTATGAACGTATTGTATCTACACCTGGAGGAAAGTTTTTTCACATGAATTGGGGATGGAGTGGAATAGGAAACGAGGCTGACATAAATAATAATGGATGGTTTAGATATGATAATTTTGAAATAAGAGAGGTATTTGGAAATGACGGGAATAATTTGAATTTTCAATACAAAAAACAAATGATTATAGGAATAAAACCTTAA
- a CDS encoding Spi family protease inhibitor, which translates to MKEKLFILFVFFILSCSSDENRIEQEKGFSQTEYFVSSEMAKSVALSFLGTSQHGQDTSQSNKIAPIPDFENRDIDKVIVIRDEDNVIVLYVVTFLPKGYIVVSGTRKEMPVLGVCIGCHF; encoded by the coding sequence TTTATTTGTTTTTTTTATTTTATCATGTTCGTCTGATGAAAATAGAATAGAACAAGAGAAAGGTTTTAGCCAAACAGAATACTTTGTTTCTAGTGAAATGGCTAAATCTGTTGCCTTATCTTTTTTAGGAACTTCTCAACATGGACAAGACACAAGCCAATCTAATAAAATTGCGCCTATTCCTGATTTTGAGAATCGCGATATTGATAAGGTAATAGTTATACGTGATGAAGACAATGTTATAGTTCTTTACGTTGTTACTTTTTTACCTAAGGGATATATTGTGGTATCTGGAACAAGGAAAGAAATGCCTGTATTAGGGGTATGCATTGGATGTCATTTTTGA